A single window of Channa argus isolate prfri chromosome 2, Channa argus male v1.0, whole genome shotgun sequence DNA harbors:
- the chrna7a gene encoding neuronal acetylcholine receptor subunit alpha-7a isoform X2, with product MDFGYFLLFLAVTACTLKVSLQGKHQRRLYRDLMTDYNALERPVFNDSQSLTVHFGFSLMQIMDVDEKNQVLTTNIWLQLYWNDYYLQWNTSEYPGVTNVRFPDHLIWKPDILLYNSADERFDATFHTNILVNSSGSCSYLPPGIFKSTCYIDVRWFPFDVQRCDLKFGSWTYGGWSLDLKMLEADITGYIANGEWDLVEVPGRKSERFYDCCEEPYPDVTFTVVMRRRTLYYGLNLLIPCVLISTLALLVFLLPADSGEKISLAEYFATTMVIVGLSVIATVLVLQYHHHDPDGGKMPKWTRVILLNWCAWFLRMKRPGEERVRSACHNKGPRSSLTSMDLNASTSASQSTNGNILYVGIRGLESIHYSPAAISPDSGIHCGRLVGRAGEDEMLLSTGQSSSMGSVEPELAKILDEVRYIAKRFRDHDNDESVCNEWKFAASVIDRLCLMAFSLFTILCTIGILMSAPNFVEAISKDFFT from the exons ATGGACTTTggatattttctgcttttccttgCAGTGACCGCCTGTACACTGAAAG TTTCTCTTCAAGGGAAACACCAGCGCAGACTGTACAGAGACCTTATGACTGACTACAACGCGCTGGAGAGGCCGGTCTTCAATGACTCCCAGAGCCTCACTGTTCACTTCGGTTTCAGCCTTATGCAGATAATGGATGTG GATGAGAAGAACCAGGTTTTGACAACCAACATTTGGCTGCAGCTG TACTGGAATGATTATTACCTCCAGTGGAATACATCAGAGTATCCTGGCGTGACAAATGTGAGATTTCCTGACCATCTCATTTGGAAGCCAGACATCCTGCTGTATAACAG TGCAGATGAAAGATTTGATGCAACTTTCCACACCAACATTCTTGTGAACTCCTCGGGCTCCTGTTCCTACTTACCTCCAG GAATCTTCAAAAGCACCTGCTACATTGATGTGCGCTGGTTCCCCTTTGATGTCCAGAGATGTGACCTGAAGTTTGGCTCCTGGACATATGGGGGCTGGTCTCTGGACTTAAAGATGTTGGAGGCAGATATCACTGGCTACATTGCCAATGGAGAGTGGGATCTTGTtg AGGTTCCAGGACGGAAGAGCGAGCGTTTCTATGACTGCTGTGAGGAGCCATACCCTGATGTCACCTTCACTGTAGTGATGCGAAGACGTACCCTCTACTATGGCCTCAATCTACTCATCCCATGTGTCCTGATCTCCACTCTGGCCCTGCTCGTCTTCCTTCTGCCAGCTGACTCTGGGGAGAAAATCTCACTTG CTGAGTACTTTGCCACTACTATGGTTATTGTTGGTCTCTCAGTAATTGCTACTGTTCTGGTCCTGCAATATCACCATCACGACCCTGATGGAGGCAAGATGCCAAAGTGG ACCCGTGTGATCCTGCTGAACTGGTGCGCCTGGTTCCTGCGCATGAAGCGCCCAGGTGAGGAACGAGTGCGTTCAGCCTGTCACAACAAGGGCCCACGCAGCAGCCTGACCAGCATGGATCTCAATGCTAGCACCTCAGCATCCCAATCCACAAATGGCAACATTCTCTATGTTGGTATCCGTGGCCTGGAGAGCATTCATTACTCCCCAGCAGCCATCTCGCCTGACTCGGGAATCCACTGTGGACGACTGGTTGGACGAGCCGGCGAGGATGAGATGCTCCTTTCTACAGGTCAGAGCTCATCAATGGGCAGCGTGGAACCAGAGCTAGCCAAGATCCTGGATGAGGTGCGCTATATTGCCAAACGCTTTCGTGACCATGACAACGATGAGTCAGTGTGCAACGAGTGGAAATTTGCTGCTTCTGTTATTGACAGGCTTTGTCTCATGGCTTTCTCACTCTTTACTATCCTCTGCACCATTGGGATCCTCATGTCAGCACCCAACTTTGTAGAGGCCATTTCCAAAGACTTTTTCACTTGA
- the chrna7a gene encoding neuronal acetylcholine receptor subunit alpha-7a isoform X1 — protein sequence MDFGYFLLFLAVTACTLKVSLQGKHQRRLYRDLMTDYNALERPVFNDSQSLTVHFGFSLMQIMDVDEKNQVLTTNIWLQLYWNDYYLQWNTSEYPGVTNVRFPDHLIWKPDILLYNSADERFDATFHTNILVNSSGSCSYLPPGIFKSTCYIDVRWFPFDVQRCDLKFGSWTYGGWSLDLKMLEADITGYIANGEWDLVEVPGRKSERFYDCCEEPYPDVTFTVVMRRRTLYYGLNLLIPCVLISTLALLVFLLPADSGEKISLGITVLLSLTVFMLLVAEIMPATSDSVPLIAEYFATTMVIVGLSVIATVLVLQYHHHDPDGGKMPKWTRVILLNWCAWFLRMKRPGEERVRSACHNKGPRSSLTSMDLNASTSASQSTNGNILYVGIRGLESIHYSPAAISPDSGIHCGRLVGRAGEDEMLLSTGQSSSMGSVEPELAKILDEVRYIAKRFRDHDNDESVCNEWKFAASVIDRLCLMAFSLFTILCTIGILMSAPNFVEAISKDFFT from the exons ATGGACTTTggatattttctgcttttccttgCAGTGACCGCCTGTACACTGAAAG TTTCTCTTCAAGGGAAACACCAGCGCAGACTGTACAGAGACCTTATGACTGACTACAACGCGCTGGAGAGGCCGGTCTTCAATGACTCCCAGAGCCTCACTGTTCACTTCGGTTTCAGCCTTATGCAGATAATGGATGTG GATGAGAAGAACCAGGTTTTGACAACCAACATTTGGCTGCAGCTG TACTGGAATGATTATTACCTCCAGTGGAATACATCAGAGTATCCTGGCGTGACAAATGTGAGATTTCCTGACCATCTCATTTGGAAGCCAGACATCCTGCTGTATAACAG TGCAGATGAAAGATTTGATGCAACTTTCCACACCAACATTCTTGTGAACTCCTCGGGCTCCTGTTCCTACTTACCTCCAG GAATCTTCAAAAGCACCTGCTACATTGATGTGCGCTGGTTCCCCTTTGATGTCCAGAGATGTGACCTGAAGTTTGGCTCCTGGACATATGGGGGCTGGTCTCTGGACTTAAAGATGTTGGAGGCAGATATCACTGGCTACATTGCCAATGGAGAGTGGGATCTTGTtg AGGTTCCAGGACGGAAGAGCGAGCGTTTCTATGACTGCTGTGAGGAGCCATACCCTGATGTCACCTTCACTGTAGTGATGCGAAGACGTACCCTCTACTATGGCCTCAATCTACTCATCCCATGTGTCCTGATCTCCACTCTGGCCCTGCTCGTCTTCCTTCTGCCAGCTGACTCTGGGGAGAAAATCTCACTTG GCATTACAGTCCTGCTGTCCCTGACTGTCTTTATGCTACTAGTTGCAGAGATTATGCCTGCCACATCTGACTCAGTGCCTTTAATAG CTGAGTACTTTGCCACTACTATGGTTATTGTTGGTCTCTCAGTAATTGCTACTGTTCTGGTCCTGCAATATCACCATCACGACCCTGATGGAGGCAAGATGCCAAAGTGG ACCCGTGTGATCCTGCTGAACTGGTGCGCCTGGTTCCTGCGCATGAAGCGCCCAGGTGAGGAACGAGTGCGTTCAGCCTGTCACAACAAGGGCCCACGCAGCAGCCTGACCAGCATGGATCTCAATGCTAGCACCTCAGCATCCCAATCCACAAATGGCAACATTCTCTATGTTGGTATCCGTGGCCTGGAGAGCATTCATTACTCCCCAGCAGCCATCTCGCCTGACTCGGGAATCCACTGTGGACGACTGGTTGGACGAGCCGGCGAGGATGAGATGCTCCTTTCTACAGGTCAGAGCTCATCAATGGGCAGCGTGGAACCAGAGCTAGCCAAGATCCTGGATGAGGTGCGCTATATTGCCAAACGCTTTCGTGACCATGACAACGATGAGTCAGTGTGCAACGAGTGGAAATTTGCTGCTTCTGTTATTGACAGGCTTTGTCTCATGGCTTTCTCACTCTTTACTATCCTCTGCACCATTGGGATCCTCATGTCAGCACCCAACTTTGTAGAGGCCATTTCCAAAGACTTTTTCACTTGA
- the chrna7a gene encoding neuronal acetylcholine receptor subunit alpha-7a isoform X3, with protein MTDYNALERPVFNDSQSLTVHFGFSLMQIMDVDEKNQVLTTNIWLQLYWNDYYLQWNTSEYPGVTNVRFPDHLIWKPDILLYNSADERFDATFHTNILVNSSGSCSYLPPGIFKSTCYIDVRWFPFDVQRCDLKFGSWTYGGWSLDLKMLEADITGYIANGEWDLVEVPGRKSERFYDCCEEPYPDVTFTVVMRRRTLYYGLNLLIPCVLISTLALLVFLLPADSGEKISLGITVLLSLTVFMLLVAEIMPATSDSVPLIAEYFATTMVIVGLSVIATVLVLQYHHHDPDGGKMPKWTRVILLNWCAWFLRMKRPGEERVRSACHNKGPRSSLTSMDLNASTSASQSTNGNILYVGIRGLESIHYSPAAISPDSGIHCGRLVGRAGEDEMLLSTGQSSSMGSVEPELAKILDEVRYIAKRFRDHDNDESVCNEWKFAASVIDRLCLMAFSLFTILCTIGILMSAPNFVEAISKDFFT; from the exons ATGACTGACTACAACGCGCTGGAGAGGCCGGTCTTCAATGACTCCCAGAGCCTCACTGTTCACTTCGGTTTCAGCCTTATGCAGATAATGGATGTG GATGAGAAGAACCAGGTTTTGACAACCAACATTTGGCTGCAGCTG TACTGGAATGATTATTACCTCCAGTGGAATACATCAGAGTATCCTGGCGTGACAAATGTGAGATTTCCTGACCATCTCATTTGGAAGCCAGACATCCTGCTGTATAACAG TGCAGATGAAAGATTTGATGCAACTTTCCACACCAACATTCTTGTGAACTCCTCGGGCTCCTGTTCCTACTTACCTCCAG GAATCTTCAAAAGCACCTGCTACATTGATGTGCGCTGGTTCCCCTTTGATGTCCAGAGATGTGACCTGAAGTTTGGCTCCTGGACATATGGGGGCTGGTCTCTGGACTTAAAGATGTTGGAGGCAGATATCACTGGCTACATTGCCAATGGAGAGTGGGATCTTGTtg AGGTTCCAGGACGGAAGAGCGAGCGTTTCTATGACTGCTGTGAGGAGCCATACCCTGATGTCACCTTCACTGTAGTGATGCGAAGACGTACCCTCTACTATGGCCTCAATCTACTCATCCCATGTGTCCTGATCTCCACTCTGGCCCTGCTCGTCTTCCTTCTGCCAGCTGACTCTGGGGAGAAAATCTCACTTG GCATTACAGTCCTGCTGTCCCTGACTGTCTTTATGCTACTAGTTGCAGAGATTATGCCTGCCACATCTGACTCAGTGCCTTTAATAG CTGAGTACTTTGCCACTACTATGGTTATTGTTGGTCTCTCAGTAATTGCTACTGTTCTGGTCCTGCAATATCACCATCACGACCCTGATGGAGGCAAGATGCCAAAGTGG ACCCGTGTGATCCTGCTGAACTGGTGCGCCTGGTTCCTGCGCATGAAGCGCCCAGGTGAGGAACGAGTGCGTTCAGCCTGTCACAACAAGGGCCCACGCAGCAGCCTGACCAGCATGGATCTCAATGCTAGCACCTCAGCATCCCAATCCACAAATGGCAACATTCTCTATGTTGGTATCCGTGGCCTGGAGAGCATTCATTACTCCCCAGCAGCCATCTCGCCTGACTCGGGAATCCACTGTGGACGACTGGTTGGACGAGCCGGCGAGGATGAGATGCTCCTTTCTACAGGTCAGAGCTCATCAATGGGCAGCGTGGAACCAGAGCTAGCCAAGATCCTGGATGAGGTGCGCTATATTGCCAAACGCTTTCGTGACCATGACAACGATGAGTCAGTGTGCAACGAGTGGAAATTTGCTGCTTCTGTTATTGACAGGCTTTGTCTCATGGCTTTCTCACTCTTTACTATCCTCTGCACCATTGGGATCCTCATGTCAGCACCCAACTTTGTAGAGGCCATTTCCAAAGACTTTTTCACTTGA
- the LOC137119141 gene encoding ceroid-lipofuscinosis neuronal protein 6 homolog, translating to MEPKMQYMRQRRGNALIWTPQNSTPGLKKSIPLKKIPHFHFDLWFCLTLQNWILDFGRPIAMIILPLEWFPLNKPSAGDYFHMAYNVLTPFLMLKLIERSPRALPRSVVYLCIITFVMGASIHLVGDSINHRLILSGYQLHLSVRENPIIKDLKPASLIDSFELLYFYDEQLGHLMWYIPFFVILFIYFTGCFTEAEELKKIPLSGWLLLGPSACYYWYLVTEGQITELFLLTFLAMVAMVIHQRHKGLSPDSNGLFLFCSFSVTVLLVALWVCYLWNDTMLRSKYPGLIYVPEPWSYYTLHIKKSP from the exons ATGGAACCAAAAATGCAGTATATGCGACAACGTCGAGGCAATGCTTTGATCTGGACACCACAAAATAG CACTCCTGGGTTGAAGAAAAGTATACCACTGAAGAAAATACCACACTTCCACTTTGATCTGTGGTTCTGCCTCACTTTGCAAAACTGGATATTGGACTTTGGAAGGCCTATTGCTATG ATCATCCTTCCTCTGGAGTGGTTTCCCCTGAATAAGCCCAGTGCTGGAGACTATTTCCACATGGCCTACAATGTTTTAACACCATTCCTAATGCTCAAG CTGATTGAGCGCAGTCCCAGGGCACTGCCTCGCTCAGTGGTTTACCTCTGCATCATAACTTTTGTCATGGGGGCAAGCATCCACCTGGTGGGAGACTCCATCAACCACCGGCTCATTTTGAGTGGCTACCAGCTCCACCTGTCAGTCAGAGAAAACCCCATCATCAAAGACCTCAAACCTGCCTCTCTG ATTGATTCATTTGAGCTGCTATATTTTTATGATGAACAGCTGGGACACCTAATGTG gtACATTCCTTTCTTTGTAATTCTGTTCATCTACTTCACCGGCTGCTTCACCGAGGCTGAAGAACTGAAGAAGATTCCCCTCTCTGGTTGGCTGTTGCTGGGACCCAGCGCCTGCTACTATTG GTACTTGGTCACTGAAGGACAAATCACTGAACTTTTCCTCCTTACCTTTTTGGCTATGGTTGCCATGGTGATACATCAGCGCCACAAAGGCCTCAGCCCAGACAGCAATGGCCTGTTCCTGTTCTGTAGTTTCAGCGTTACCGTGCTCTTGGTGGCCTTATGGGTGTGCTATCTGTGGAATGACACCATGCTTCGCAGCAAATACCCTGGGCTCATCTATGTACCAGAACCCTGGTCCTACTACACCTTACATATCAAGAAAAGCCCCTGA